One segment of Primulina tabacum isolate GXHZ01 chromosome 6, ASM2559414v2, whole genome shotgun sequence DNA contains the following:
- the LOC142550197 gene encoding ATP synthase subunit a: FDQFEIISWIPIEIGDLYLSFTNSSLFMLLTLSLVLLLFHFVTKKGGGKLVPNAWQSLVELLYDFVLNLVNEQIGGLSGNVKQKYFPCISVTLTFSLFRNLQGMIPYSFTVTSHFLITFGLSFSLFIGITIVGFQRNGLHFLSFSLPAGVPLPLAPFLVLLELISYCFRALSLGIRLFANMMAGHSLVKILSGFTWTMLCMNDLFYFIGDLGPLFIVLALTGLELGVAISQAHVSTISICIYLNDVTNLHQSAYLFIIEQKRGTKFTKFTRTGS; this comes from the coding sequence TTTGATCAATTTGAAATTATCTCATGGATTCCTATTGAGATAGGGGACTTGTATTTATCATTCACAAATTCATCTTTGTTTATGCTACTCACTCTCAGTTTGGTCCTACTTTTGTTTCATTTTGTTACAAAAAAGGGAGGAGGAAAGTTAGTCCCAAATGCTTGGCAATCCTTGGTAGAGCTTCTTTATGATTTCGTGCTGAACCTGGTAAACGAACAAATAGGTGGTCTTTCCGGAAATGTGAAACAAAAGTATTTCCCTTGCATCTCGGTTACTTTGACTTTTTCGTTATTTCGTAATCTCCAGGGTATGATACCTTATAGCTTCACAGTTACAAGTCATTTTCTCATTACTTTTGGTCTCTCATTTTCTCTTTTTATTGGCATTACTATAGTGGGATTTCAAAGAAATGGGCTTCATTTTTTAAGCTTCTCATTACCCGCAGGAGTCCCACTGCCGTTAGCACCTTTTTTAGTACTCCTTGAGCTAATTTCTTATTGTTTTCGCGCATTAAGCTTAGGAATACGTTTATTTGCTAATATGATGGCCGGTCATAGTTTAGTAAAGATTTTAAGTGGGTTCACTTGGACTATGCTATGTATGAATGATCTTTTCTATTTCATAGGGGATCTTGGTCCTTTATTTATAGTTCTTGCATTAACCGGTCTTGAATTAGGTGTAGCTATATCACAAGCTCATGTTTCTACGATCTCAATCTGTATTTACTTGAATGATGTTACAAATCTCCATCAAAGtgcttatttatttataattgaaCAAAAGCGAGGAACGAAGTTTACCAAGTTTACGAGGACCGGATCGTAA